A window of the Limanda limanda chromosome 8, fLimLim1.1, whole genome shotgun sequence genome harbors these coding sequences:
- the LOC133009434 gene encoding uncharacterized protein LOC133009434, with amino-acid sequence MVDRSIALEALGALCNGNVTSVQQQASPAFSPRANHHAGPRQNLSIKLLIPTVIDGDEHSHVSRSCFYCIKSILETSGVAPRSALDETVVEIKKNLIMDEEEFFAPGYDYDFTKLTETETYWRGGEKYERPCGWYRFGLKVLDKYPGNTWLGTRYRSTQSSPGEWPVSYHGTSKTGADGIIGDHFKPGPGQTYGRGIYSTPDISEADRYAKTFISSKNGKTYKVVLQNRINPAYRKKYVNDLYWLVPIPKGTSEDKEQEMVERAIRPYGLLLKEV; translated from the exons ATGGTTGATAGAAGCATTGCACTGGAGGCTCTGGGAGCACTCTGCAATGGCAACGTGACGTCTGTCCAGCAACAAGCATCACCAGCTTTTTCGCCCAGAGCGAATCATCATGCTGGACCACGGCAGAATCTGTCCATCAAGCTACTCATCCCGACTGTCATTGATGGAGATGAACACTC CCATGTGTCAAGATCCTGCTTCTACTGCATCAAGTCCATTCTGGAAACCAGTGGTGTAGCTCCCAGGTCCGCACTGGACGAGACGGTTGTTGAAATCAAGAAGAATCTCATTATGGATGAGGAAGAATTCTTTGCCCCAGGGTATGACTATGATTTCACCAAGCTGACTGAGACCGAGACCTattggagaggtggagagaagtACGAGCGTCCATGTGGTTGGTACCGATTTGGACTCAAG GTGCTGGACAAGTATCCTGGGAATACCTGGCTGGGAACCAGGTACCGTAGCACCCAGTCAAGCCCAGGGGAGTGGCCTGTGTCTTACCATGGGACATCAAAGACAGGTGCAGACGGCATCATCGGAGATCACTTCAAG CCAGGACCAGGGCAGACCTATGGCAGGGGGATTTACTCCACACCAGACATAAGTGAGGCGGACCGCTACGCCAAAACGTTCATCTCCAGCAAGAATGGCAAGACGTACAAAGTGGTTCTGCAGAATCGAATCAACCCTGCGTACAGAAAGAAGTACGTTAACGACCTCTACTGGCTGGTCCCCATCCCAAAGGGAACATCAGAAGATAAAGAGCAGGAGATGGTAGAGAGGGCCATCCGTCCTTATGGCCTTCTGCTGAAAGAGGTCTAA